In 'Nostoc azollae' 0708, the following are encoded in one genomic region:
- the mfd gene encoding transcription-repair coupling factor: MAFSSIVRALARSPLTAELITKLKKYQELRLNGISRLPKGLVASALANNEGRDLCVVCATLEEAGRVYAQMEAMGWKTVHFYPAAEASPYEPFDPETELSWGQMQVLADLVNGQWSVVSSQLPNRNTAIIATVGALQPHLPPLEVFRSFCLSLKKGLEYDLDEFSEKITSLGYERVPLVETEGQWSRRGDIVDVFPVSSELPVRLEWFGDEIKQIREFDPATQRSALDKVEQIFLTPTSFSGIVLAALKQSSEFRVLSADLNSDVDDLENLGLEGSRRFLGLAFAKPASLLDYLSANTLIAIDEVEQCHAHSARWVENADSQWRLGTGEESQQVPKIHRTFNECLDEAGNFQKLYLSELAEENSGTNLASRPLPVTPHQFAKLAEKIRQERDRKFAVWLISAQPSRSVSLLQEHDCPAQFIPNPRDYQAIGKLQINHTPIALKYSGLAELEGFILPSFRLVIVTDREFYGQHSLADFGYVRKRRKAISKQVDTNKLRPGDFVVHRSHGIGKFVELESLTINNETRDYLVIQYADGLLKVAADKVGSLSRFRTSGDQTPALHKMTGKAWDNTKNKVRKAIKKLAVDLLKLYAARSQQQGFAYPADMPWQEEMEDSFPYQATTDQLKAVQDVKRDMESERPMDRLVCGDVGFGKTEVAIRAIFKAVTAGKQVAVLAPTTILTQQHYHTIKERFSPYPVNVGLLNRFRSAEEKRNIQKRLATGELDIVVGTHQLLGKGVQFRDLGLLVIDEEQRFGVNQKEKIKSLKTQVDVLTLSATPIPRTLYMSLSGIREMSLITTPPPTRRPIQTHLAPLNPEIVRSAIRQELDRGGQVFYVVPRVEGIEETTANLREMIPGGRFAIAHGQMEESELESTMLTFGNNDADILVCTTIIESGLDIPRVNTILIEDAHRFGLAQLYQLRGRVGRAGIQAHAWLFYHKQRELSDAARLRLRAIQEFTQLGSGYQLAMRDMEIRGVGNLLGAEQSGQMDAIGFDLYMEMLEEAIREIRGQEIPKVDDTQIDLNLTAFIPSTYITDIDQKMSAYRAVATAKSKEELKSIAAEWTDRYGTIPVPANQLLRVMELKQLARNIGFSRIKPENKQHIVLETPMEEPAWNLLAENLTETMRNRFVYSSGKVTARGLGVLKAEQQLQTLIDAFGKMQGAIPEAVLV, encoded by the coding sequence ATGGCCTTTTCTTCTATTGTGCGTGCCTTGGCGCGATCACCTCTCACCGCCGAACTAATTACCAAACTCAAAAAGTACCAAGAATTGCGGTTAAATGGCATTTCCCGTTTACCCAAGGGTCTGGTAGCTTCAGCTTTAGCCAACAATGAGGGTAGGGATTTGTGCGTGGTCTGTGCCACTCTCGAAGAAGCCGGACGGGTTTATGCCCAAATGGAAGCGATGGGATGGAAAACTGTGCATTTTTACCCTGCCGCAGAAGCTTCTCCCTATGAACCTTTTGACCCGGAAACTGAGTTAAGTTGGGGACAAATGCAGGTTTTAGCCGATTTGGTCAATGGTCAATGGTCAGTCGTCAGTAGTCAGTTACCTAATAGGAATACGGCCATTATTGCTACTGTAGGCGCATTACAACCGCATTTACCACCTCTAGAGGTATTTAGATCTTTTTGTCTGTCCTTAAAAAAGGGTCTGGAATACGATTTAGATGAGTTCAGTGAAAAAATCACCAGTTTGGGCTATGAACGGGTGCCGTTGGTGGAAACGGAAGGACAATGGAGTAGACGGGGAGATATTGTGGATGTGTTTCCTGTTTCCTCGGAGTTACCAGTGCGGTTGGAATGGTTTGGGGATGAAATCAAACAAATTCGGGAATTTGATCCCGCCACTCAACGTTCTGCTTTAGATAAAGTTGAACAAATATTTCTTACCCCAACAAGTTTTTCAGGGATTGTTTTGGCAGCACTCAAACAGAGTTCTGAGTTTCGTGTGTTGAGTGCTGACTTAAATTCTGATGTAGATGATTTGGAAAATTTAGGACTGGAGGGAAGCAGGCGTTTTCTAGGGTTAGCTTTTGCCAAACCCGCTTCACTTTTAGATTATTTATCAGCAAATACCCTTATTGCCATTGATGAGGTAGAACAGTGTCATGCCCATAGCGCTCGCTGGGTGGAAAATGCGGATAGTCAGTGGAGACTTGGGACTGGGGAAGAATCTCAGCAAGTTCCCAAAATTCATCGGACTTTTAATGAGTGTTTAGATGAAGCTGGAAATTTTCAAAAGTTATATTTATCAGAATTAGCGGAAGAAAACAGCGGTACTAATTTAGCTAGTAGACCTTTACCTGTAACACCTCACCAGTTTGCCAAGTTAGCTGAGAAAATTAGACAGGAACGCGATCGCAAGTTTGCAGTTTGGCTAATTTCTGCTCAACCTTCCCGTTCTGTTTCTCTACTCCAAGAACATGATTGTCCTGCCCAGTTTATCCCTAATCCCCGTGATTATCAAGCGATTGGTAAACTACAAATAAATCATACGCCTATTGCACTCAAATATTCTGGTTTAGCAGAATTAGAAGGTTTCATTTTACCTTCTTTCCGTCTTGTTATTGTTACCGATCGCGAATTTTATGGACAACATTCCTTAGCGGATTTTGGTTATGTCCGCAAACGTCGCAAAGCTATATCTAAACAAGTTGATACCAATAAATTACGACCAGGAGATTTTGTTGTTCATCGTAGTCACGGCATTGGTAAATTTGTCGAACTAGAAAGTTTAACAATTAATAATGAAACCCGTGATTATTTAGTTATTCAATATGCCGATGGTTTGTTGAAAGTTGCTGCTGATAAAGTTGGTTCTCTATCTCGGTTTAGAACCAGTGGAGATCAAACACCCGCACTACATAAAATGACGGGTAAAGCTTGGGATAATACCAAGAATAAAGTCCGTAAGGCGATTAAGAAATTAGCAGTAGATTTGTTAAAGTTGTATGCTGCGCGATCGCAACAACAAGGGTTTGCTTATCCCGCAGATATGCCTTGGCAGGAAGAAATGGAAGATTCTTTTCCATACCAAGCTACCACCGATCAGCTAAAAGCGGTGCAAGATGTGAAACGGGATATGGAAAGTGAAAGACCGATGGATCGGTTAGTGTGTGGTGATGTGGGTTTTGGTAAAACTGAAGTTGCAATTCGGGCTATTTTCAAAGCTGTTACCGCAGGTAAACAAGTCGCAGTTTTAGCACCAACAACTATTTTAACCCAACAACATTATCACACAATCAAAGAACGTTTTTCACCTTATCCTGTAAATGTGGGTTTACTTAATCGTTTTCGTAGTGCGGAAGAAAAGCGTAATATTCAAAAGCGTCTGGCTACTGGAGAATTAGATATTGTTGTAGGGACACATCAATTATTAGGTAAAGGTGTACAATTTCGAGATTTGGGACTGTTGGTAATTGATGAGGAACAAAGATTTGGTGTGAATCAAAAGGAAAAAATCAAAAGCCTGAAAACTCAAGTTGATGTTTTAACTCTTTCTGCGACTCCCATTCCCAGAACTTTGTATATGTCTTTATCTGGCATTCGGGAAATGAGTTTAATTACCACACCACCTCCCACCAGAAGACCAATTCAAACCCATCTTGCACCTTTAAACCCGGAAATTGTCAGAAGTGCAATTCGGCAAGAATTAGATAGAGGAGGGCAGGTTTTTTATGTAGTTCCGCGAGTGGAGGGAATTGAAGAAACAACTGCAAATTTGCGAGAAATGATACCGGGGGGAAGATTTGCAATCGCACACGGTCAAATGGAAGAAAGCGAGTTAGAATCAACCATGCTCACCTTCGGAAATAATGACGCTGATATCCTAGTTTGCACAACAATCATTGAATCCGGTTTAGATATTCCGCGAGTTAACACAATTTTAATTGAAGATGCTCACCGTTTTGGTTTAGCTCAATTATATCAATTACGTGGTCGTGTGGGACGTGCAGGAATACAAGCTCACGCATGGTTATTTTATCATAAACAGCGTGAATTATCCGATGCAGCCAGACTAAGATTAAGAGCAATTCAAGAATTTACCCAACTCGGTTCTGGATATCAATTAGCAATGCGAGATATGGAAATTCGTGGTGTGGGTAACTTGTTAGGTGCAGAACAGTCAGGTCAAATGGATGCAATCGGATTTGACTTGTACATGGAAATGTTAGAGGAAGCAATTCGAGAAATTAGAGGTCAAGAAATACCCAAAGTTGATGATACCCAAATTGACCTTAATCTCACCGCGTTTATTCCTTCCACTTACATTACCGATATTGACCAAAAAATGAGTGCTTATCGTGCAGTAGCAACTGCAAAATCCAAAGAAGAATTAAAATCCATTGCCGCGGAATGGACTGATAGATATGGAACTATACCAGTTCCAGCAAATCAACTCTTGCGAGTTATGGAATTAAAACAATTAGCGAGAAATATAGGATTTAGCCGCATTAAACCTGAGAACAAACAGCATATTGTGTTAGAAACACCAATGGAAGAACCAGCTTGGAATTTGTTAGCAGAAAATTTGACTGAAACTATGCGAAATCGCTTTGTTTATTCCAGTGGAAAGGTGACAGCAAGAGGTTTAGGTGTGTTGAAAGCCGAACAACAATTGCAAACTTTAATAGATGCTTTCGGAAAAATGCAAGGTGCTATTCCTGAAGCAGTTTTAGTTTGA
- a CDS encoding heavy-metal-associated domain-containing protein translates to MTIKLTVPGMACPACANNITNAVKAIDANANVKADPKTKLVNVDTQASETAIKQALVAAGYPPA, encoded by the coding sequence ATGACAATCAAACTTACAGTTCCAGGAATGGCTTGTCCTGCTTGTGCCAATAATATTACCAATGCAGTCAAAGCTATAGATGCTAACGCTAATGTTAAAGCTGACCCTAAAACCAAGCTTGTTAATGTAGATACTCAAGCTTCAGAAACTGCAATTAAACAAGCATTAGTTGCTGCTGGTTATCCTCCGGCTTAA
- a CDS encoding transposase family protein, with protein MFYLRKMPTFEVLGLHFGIWKTEAKDTFHY; from the coding sequence TTGTTCTATTTGAGGAAGATGCCAACATTTGAGGTTTTAGGTTTACATTTCGGTATATGGAAAACGGAAGCAAAGGACACATTTCATTACTAG
- a CDS encoding heavy metal translocating P-type ATPase: protein MDNLTLKLRGMSCASCANNVEQAILAVPGVIDCSVSFGAEQATINYDEKQTNVEKIQAAIDAAGYSSFSLLEEQDEDDSEQVIRLAEQQELKRKLWTCSVISSLLFFGSLPMMMGLSLSFVPDYLHHPWLQLVLTTPVEFWCGWSFFRNGCKSLKHHTATMDTLIALGTGAAYLYSLVVTLFPDFFITQGLQTHVYYEVAAMVVTLILLGRFLEHRARGQTSEAICKLMGMQAETARVMRDEVEIDIPIKDVKINDVVLVRPGETIPVDGEVIDGSSTVDEAMVTGGSLPVKKQPGDEVIGATINKTGSFKFRATRVAKDTFLAQIVRLVQEAQGSKAPIQRLADQVTGWFVPGVIAIAIATFVIWFNLTGNFTLAMMTMVGVLIIACPCALGLATPTSVMVGTGKGAENGILIKDAQSLESAHKIQTIVLDKTGTLTQGKPTVTDFATVQGTVNQNELELLKLAASVERNSEHPLAEAVVKYAEFQEVSLAEVEDFVAIAGSGVQGIVNDHLLQIGTERWLTELGINTDSLQEYQPGWEVGGKTVILIAIDGQLEGIMGIADALKPSSAKAVKALQKLGLEVVMLTGDNRATADAVAHQVGITQVFAQVRPDQKAAIIKSLQHWGLGKKIQHRKSKIVAMVGDGINDAPALVQADVGIAIGTGTDVAMAASDITLISGDLEAIVTAIQLSRATMNNIQQNLLFAFIYNIIGIPIAAGILYPIFGWLLNPIIAGAAMAFSSVSVVTNALRLRNFQAGIN, encoded by the coding sequence ATGGATAATCTCACTCTCAAACTTCGGGGTATGAGTTGTGCTTCCTGCGCTAATAATGTTGAACAGGCAATACTTGCAGTTCCTGGTGTGATTGATTGCAGTGTTAGCTTTGGTGCAGAACAAGCAACTATTAATTATGACGAAAAACAGACAAATGTAGAAAAAATTCAAGCTGCTATTGATGCTGCTGGTTATTCTTCTTTTTCGCTACTAGAAGAACAAGATGAAGATGATTCCGAACAGGTAATTCGGCTGGCAGAACAACAAGAATTAAAACGTAAATTATGGACATGTAGTGTAATTAGTAGCCTGTTATTTTTTGGTTCCTTACCGATGATGATGGGGTTAAGTTTATCTTTTGTTCCAGATTATTTACATCATCCTTGGTTGCAGTTGGTATTAACAACACCAGTAGAATTTTGGTGTGGCTGGTCTTTTTTTCGTAATGGGTGTAAGTCTTTGAAACACCATACAGCAACTATGGATACTTTAATTGCACTGGGTACAGGTGCAGCTTATTTATATTCTTTAGTGGTTACGCTTTTCCCTGATTTTTTTATTACCCAGGGTTTGCAAACTCATGTTTATTATGAAGTTGCAGCAATGGTAGTGACATTAATTCTCTTGGGGAGGTTTTTGGAACATCGTGCTAGGGGACAAACTTCCGAAGCTATTTGCAAATTGATGGGAATGCAAGCGGAAACGGCTAGGGTGATGCGTGATGAGGTGGAAATAGATATTCCTATTAAGGACGTGAAAATTAATGATGTGGTTTTGGTGCGTCCTGGGGAAACAATTCCGGTTGATGGGGAAGTTATTGATGGGAGTTCGACGGTGGATGAGGCTATGGTAACGGGTGGAAGTTTACCTGTAAAGAAGCAACCGGGAGATGAAGTAATTGGAGCGACAATTAATAAAACTGGTAGTTTTAAGTTTAGGGCAACTAGGGTAGCAAAGGATACATTTCTGGCGCAAATTGTCAGATTAGTACAAGAAGCGCAAGGTTCAAAAGCACCTATTCAACGGTTAGCGGATCAGGTGACGGGGTGGTTTGTACCTGGTGTAATTGCGATCGCGATCGCAACTTTTGTAATCTGGTTTAATCTGACAGGTAACTTTACTCTGGCAATGATGACAATGGTGGGTGTGTTAATTATCGCCTGTCCCTGTGCTTTGGGTTTAGCCACTCCTACTTCTGTGATGGTTGGAACTGGTAAAGGTGCAGAAAATGGCATTTTAATTAAAGATGCTCAAAGTTTAGAGTCAGCACACAAAATTCAAACTATTGTCCTTGATAAAACCGGGACTTTAACTCAAGGTAAACCGACTGTTACAGATTTTGCCACTGTTCAAGGTACAGTAAATCAAAATGAACTGGAATTGTTAAAGTTAGCTGCATCTGTAGAAAGAAATTCTGAGCATCCTTTAGCGGAAGCAGTGGTAAAATATGCCGAATTTCAAGAGGTGAGTTTAGCAGAAGTTGAGGATTTTGTAGCTATTGCTGGGAGTGGTGTACAAGGAATTGTTAATGATCATTTGTTACAAATCGGTACAGAACGCTGGTTAACGGAATTAGGCATTAATACAGATTCTTTGCAAGAATATCAACCTGGTTGGGAAGTGGGAGGGAAAACGGTGATTTTAATTGCTATTGATGGGCAATTAGAAGGGATAATGGGTATTGCTGATGCCCTTAAACCTTCCTCTGCCAAAGCGGTGAAAGCACTCCAAAAGTTGGGTTTAGAAGTGGTCATGTTAACAGGAGATAATCGCGCTACAGCGGATGCGGTCGCACATCAAGTTGGTATTACCCAAGTTTTTGCCCAAGTTCGTCCAGACCAAAAAGCAGCTATTATTAAGTCATTGCAACACTGGGGACTGGGGAAGAAAATTCAACATCGAAAATCCAAAATTGTAGCGATGGTGGGAGATGGAATTAATGATGCACCAGCATTAGTGCAAGCAGATGTGGGAATAGCTATTGGCACAGGAACAGATGTAGCGATGGCAGCAAGTGATATTACCCTAATTTCTGGAGACTTGGAAGCAATTGTCACCGCTATTCAACTCAGTCGCGCTACCATGAATAATATTCAGCAAAATCTCCTCTTTGCTTTTATTTACAATATCATTGGTATTCCCATTGCCGCTGGTATTCTCTACCCTATTTTTGGTTGGTTACTAAACCCAATTATCGCCGGTGCAGCAATGGCATTTTCTTCCGTTTCTGTAGTTACTAATGCTTTAAGATTGCGTAACTTTCAAGCAGGAATCAATTAA